One genomic segment of Myxocyprinus asiaticus isolate MX2 ecotype Aquarium Trade chromosome 14, UBuf_Myxa_2, whole genome shotgun sequence includes these proteins:
- the LOC127451826 gene encoding G patch domain-containing protein 8-like isoform X1 — translation MADRFTRFNEERDFQGGNHFDQYEEGQLELEQASLDKPIESDNIGHRLLQKHGWKLGQGLGKTMQGRTDPVPIVLKYDVMGMGRMEMELDYAEDATEKRRALEIEKEDTEELRQKYKDYAEKEKAIAKALEDLRANFYCELCDKQYQKHQEFDNHINSYDHAHKQRLKELKQREFARNVSSRSRKDGKKQEKMLRRLHELAEQRKQQERVPGSGPMFKPTTVAVDGEKGEDSMDGVPMTIDSNTEPIEDKGVCSVGDQGSPRTTPTISFGFNKTSSSPTPSGGSQAPKVSVSFSLAKKAPVKLETAAAVFADTGEEAMEGEEGQEEGGEKTGGEEGAVESNTDSPQGAAGGEDEQSQPDDGGALASTLNKLKMMMKKEEGYSGQEPQYYHYVPPTHCRVKPHFKFLLFMKASDQCASKEEEDGEEDEKAEAGEDGEQIKLNVSSKSEKETVNEPTQVQNTTPPTSTKMKTEEESCGSTSAGQSNTTNLEISSQPADTKQGMSEPPDTGPRMPTGPFFPVLSKDESTTLQWPSELLEFTKAQPSLSYSCNPLYFDFKLSRNKGNWAGKNSKSANPASTDGGEGSKSGNMDTTPDGVEGSKSGNMDTTPVTSGETCTATMVAGPSTDQKEHSSLKEGGADNENKEQKLQSSADVSAGTKKKKKKKKHKKSSKRSKRSKKAAVDGELENETSDDKTKKKKKHKRKKSKNKPCDAEENEEGGDSKEKDKEKEKHKGGKDGVSSAQSSGVTVSHDGGKRKRSHTMSQWSGVKESSEGKPSSAEEHNGTKILKSDPNAPAASCSASAQKSLSGGRPPSSDSEEDGGSSSQHSRPARRRSTPKREHHRHCSDDSGQSGRSRSRSSHGGDRNHRRHRGQKSCSRSYSSSSERSSAGSSAYSRRSHSYSDSYSDYSDEEHHHRSRRPSSDSDYERRDSGRSHRRHYSSSSSEEDSRSRSRSHSRRKHRRRHQRSSSRSSSRSSRSSSARPYRRSTYSHSRSSASRSSSSTKGSPHRHGHSRRSDSSTRRRDFNRSRIYCSQSPRSSSSRTQARKSNSSSAQGTRCSGGTASKEGGGAAEHRNSFTARQLLEKIQSRKGGDESGTGTKPGIKIKDPPQGYFGPKLPPALGNKSILPLFGKLQAGKKPSLFSLTRLNESEKSEQGKNSDSSEVILVEPIREFPPPPPQPPVQQQKQQQQQKQQLEEAVPNAVVSEETRHPVSDTQALQESQPQYEHDPAMMIPQYQGEVRQDPSNPILDGHLMGPDMGTQAAMHTYAGYSAPTMEDGEMGIEAEEDGLAPLESQPITFTPEEMEKYSKLQQAAQQHIQQQLLAKQVKNFPSAAAVAAAANLAAAANLAHVPPPPPAALQPIHIHQPTVSAASATSITTMQHAILQHHAAAAMGIHPHTQHHHHPAHAQLAQVHHIPQHHLTPISLSPLGHSLGHSLGHSLGHTGLIPAHHTAFLSGQPIHIIPASALHHTPLSLHHIPHAALYPTLFAHRPATAAAAAAAALQLHPLLHPIFSGQDLQHPPNHGS, via the exons GACGAACTGACCCTGTGCCCATCGTTCTCAAATATGACGTCATGGGAATGGGGCGCATGGAGATGGAG CTGGATTATGCAGAAGATGCCACAGAGAAGCGTCGGGCACTGGAGATAGAAAAAGAAGACACAGAGGAACTGCGTCAAAAATACAAG gATTATGCGGAAAAGGAGAAAGCCATAGCCAAAGCTCTGGAGGACCTGAGGGCCAACTTCTACTGTGAGCTGTGTGACAAGCAATATCAGAAACATCAGGAGTTTGACAATCACATAAACTCATATGACCATGCACACAAACAG AGACTGAAAGAGCTGAAGCAGAGAGAGTTTGCTCGGAATGTGTCTTCTCGTTCGAGAAAGGATGGCAAGAAACAGGAGAAGATGCTGCGGCGTCTCCATGAACTGGCAGAACAAAGGAAGCAGCAAGAGCG tgtcccTGGTAGTGGCCCTATGTTTAAACCCACTACAGTGGCAGTAGATGGTGAGAAGGGAGAAGACTCCATGGATGGTGTGCCTATGACCATAGATTCCAACACAGAACCTATTGAAGATAAGGGAGTCTGTAGTGTTGGTGATCAAGGCTCCCCAAGAACAACCCCTACCATCAGCTTTGGCTTCAATAAAACTAGCTCTTCCCCAACGCCCTCTGGAGGCTCACAGGCTCCCAAAGTTAGTGTCTCCTTCTCCTTAGCTAAAAAAGCCCCTGTCAAACTTGAGACAGCTGCAGCTGTCTTTGCAGACACTGGTGAAGAAGCAATGGAGGGAGAAGAAGGTCAGGAAGAGGGAGGAGAAAAGACAGGAGGAGAGGAAGGAGCTGTGGAATCTAACACCGATAGCCCACAAGGTGCAGCAGGTGGTGAGGATGAACAGTCACAACCAGATGATGGAGGAGCCCTGGCCTCCACTTTGAATAagctgaagatgatgatgaaaaaGGAGGAAGGTTACTCTGGACAGGAGCCACAGTATTACCATTATGTACCTCCTACACACTGTCGGGTCAAGCCTCATTTCAAGTTTCTGCTTTTCATGAAGGCCTCAGACCAGTGTGCCAGTAAAGAGGAAGAGGATGGAGAAGAAGATGAAAAAGCAGAAGCAGGTGAAGATGGAGAGCAAATAAAGCTAAATGTCAGCAGCAAATCTGAAAAAGAGACAGTGAACGAACCTACACAAGTGCAAAACACAACTCCTCCTACATCAACCAAAATGAAGACAGAGGAAGAATCATGTGGTAGTACCTCAGCGGGGCAAAGTAATACAACAAATTTAGAAATCTCTTCCCAACCAGCTGATACCAAGCAAGGAATGTCTGAGCCTCCAGACACAGGTCCCCGCATGCCAACTGGACCTTTTTTTCCTGTGCTTAGTAAGGATGAAAGCACCACCTTGCAATGGCCTTCTGAATTGCTGGAGTTCACTAAGGCTCAGCCATCCCTCTCCTACAGTTGTAATCCTCTCTACTTTGACTTCAAGCTGTCTAGAAACAAAGGAAACTGGGCAGGGAAAAATAGCAAATCTGCCAATCCAGCTAGCACTGATGGAGGAGAGGGATCCAAGTCTGGCAACATGGATACTACTCCTGATGGAGTAGAGGGATCCAAGTCTGGCAACATGGATACTACTCCTGTCACTAGTGGAGAGACCTGCACTGCCACAATGGTAGCAGGACCAAGTACTGATCAAAAGGAACATTCATCCTTAAAAGAGGGGGGTGCTGATAATGAGAACAAAGAGCAGAAATTACAAAGTAGTGCAGATGTGTCTGCAGGgactaagaaaaagaaaaagaagaagaaacataAGAAATCAAGCAAGCGTTCCAAACGCAGCAAAAAAGCAGCAGTGGACGGGGAGCTAGAGAATGAGACGTCAGATGataaaactaaaaagaaaaaaaaacataaaagaaaaaaaagcaaaaataaaccaTGTGATGCTGAGGAAAATGAAGAGGGAGGTGACAGCAAGGAAAAAGATAAGGAAAAAGAGAAACACAAGGGGGGAAAAGATGGAGTGTCCTCTGCCCAGTCATCTGGAGTAACTGTGTCCCATGATGGAGGAAAGAGAAAACGGTCCCACACGATGTCACAGTGGTCTGGAGTTAAGGAAAGCAGTGAAGGAAAGCCCAGCTCTGCAGAGGAGCACAATGGTACTAAAATCCTTAAATCTGACCCCAATGCACCCGCAGCCTCTTGCTCTGCCTCAGCCCAGAAAAGCTTAAGTGGAGGTCGACCTCCCAGCAGTGACAGTGAAGAGGATGGAGGATCATCCTCTCAACATTCCCGACCAGCTCGCCGTCGCTCCACACCAAAACGTGAGCACCACAGACACTGCAGTGATGATTCAGGACAATCAGGACGTTCACGTAGTAGATCGTCTCATGGAGGTGACCGTAACCATAGACGCCACAGAGGTCAGAAGTCATGCAGTCGATCTTACTCAAGTAGCTCTGAGCGTTCCTCTGCAGGGAGCAGTGCTTACAGCCGCCGTAGTCACAGTTACTCAGACAGTTATAGTGACTATAGTGATGAAGAACATCATCATAGATCAAGAAGACCTTCTTCAGACTCAGACTATGAGAGGCGTGATAGTGGGCGGTCTCACAGACGGCACTATTCCTCATCTTCCTCTGAGGAGGACTCTCGTTCACGATCACGCTCACACAGCCGCAGAAAACATAGGCGGAGACACCAACGGAGTAGTAGTCGCAGCTCTAGTCGCAGTAGTAGGAGCAGCAGCGCTCGCCCCTATAGACGTAGCACTTATAGTCACAGCCGTAGCTCTGCTAGTCGTTCATCTAGCTCCACTAAGGGTTCTCCACATCGACATGGTCACAGCCGGCGATCTGACAGCTCCACGCGACGACGTGATTTCAACAGGTCGCGCATTTACTGTTCCCAGTCTCCAAGGTCCTCCTCTTCCCGCACACAGGCACGAAAGAGCAACTCTTCATCAGCACAAGGAACTAGATGTAGTGGTGGAACTGCCTCAAAGGAAGGTGGAGGTGCTGCAGAACATCGAAATTCATTCACAGCTCGGCAGCTACTGGAGAAAATCCAGTCTCGAAAAGGAGGGGATGAGTCTGGAACTGGCACCAAGCCAGGCATCAAGATCAAGGACCCTCCACAAGGATACTTTGGACCCAAGCTCCCCCCTGCCCTTGGAAACAAAAGTATTTTGCCCCTTTTTGGTAAACTCCAGGCAGGAAAGAAACCATCATTATTTTCTCTTACACGTTTGAATGAGAGTGAAAAGTCAGAGCAGGGGAAAAATTCTGATAGTAGTGAAGTTATCTTGGTAGAACCCATTCGTGAGTTTCCTCCTCCTCCACCCCAGCCACCAGTCCAACAACAaaagcagcagcaacaacaaaagCAACAGTTAGAGGAGGCCGTACCAAATGCTGTAGTGTCAGAGGAGACCAGACATCCAGTCTCAGACACACAGGCCCTTCAGGAGTCTCAGCCACAATATGAGCACGATCCAGCTATGATGATCCCACAATACCAAGGTGAGGTAAGGCAAGACCCCAGTAATCCCATTTTGGATGGACATCTAATGGGGCCTGATATGGGAACGCAGGCTGCTATGCACACCTACGCTGGTTACTCCGCACCCACAATGGAGGATGGGGAAATGGGCATAGAAGCTGAAGAAGATGGACTTGCACCTTTAGAAAGTCAACCAATTACCTTTACTCCAGAGGAAATGGAAAAATACAGCAAGTTGCAACAAGCAGCTCAACAGCACATTCAACAGCAGCTGTTAGCCAAGCAGGTGAAGAACTTCCCTTCAGCCGCAGCTGTTGCAGCAGCAGCTAATTTGGCAGCAGCGGCTAACCTTGCCCATGTACCGCCGCCTCCACCAGCTGCATTGCAGCCTATACACATCCATCAACCCACAGTTTCTGCAGCTTCTGCTACCTCCATTACCACAATGCAGCATGCCATCCTGCAGCATCATGCTGCTGCAGCCATGGGTATTCATCCCCATACCCAGCACCATCATCACCCTGCACATGCCCAACTAGCCCAGGTGCATCACATCCCTCAACATCATCTAACCCCTATTTCCTTGTCACCATTGGGACATTCCTTAGGCCACTCATTGGGTCACTCTTTAGGACACACAGGATTGATTCCAGCTCACCACACTGCCTTTTTGTCAGGCCAACCAATACATATTATACCAGCCTCTGCGCTCCATCACACCCCTCTTTCTCTACACCATATCCCCCATGCTGCCCTTTACCCCACTCTCTTTGCCCATCGGCCAgccactgcagcagcagcagcagcagctgccCTGCAGCTACACCCACTTCTTCATCCTATCTTCTCAGGGCAGGACCTGCAACACCCTCCAAACCATGGCTCCTGA
- the LOC127451826 gene encoding G patch domain-containing protein 8-like isoform X3, which produces MNKVTLMSLQGGNHFDQYEEGQLELEQASLDKPIESDNIGHRLLQKHGWKLGQGLGKTMQGRTDPVPIVLKYDVMGMGRMEMELDYAEDATEKRRALEIEKEDTEELRQKYKDYAEKEKAIAKALEDLRANFYCELCDKQYQKHQEFDNHINSYDHAHKQRLKELKQREFARNVSSRSRKDGKKQEKMLRRLHELAEQRKQQERVPGSGPMFKPTTVAVDGEKGEDSMDGVPMTIDSNTEPIEDKGVCSVGDQGSPRTTPTISFGFNKTSSSPTPSGGSQAPKVSVSFSLAKKAPVKLETAAAVFADTGEEAMEGEEGQEEGGEKTGGEEGAVESNTDSPQGAAGGEDEQSQPDDGGALASTLNKLKMMMKKEEGYSGQEPQYYHYVPPTHCRVKPHFKFLLFMKASDQCASKEEEDGEEDEKAEAGEDGEQIKLNVSSKSEKETVNEPTQVQNTTPPTSTKMKTEEESCGSTSAGQSNTTNLEISSQPADTKQGMSEPPDTGPRMPTGPFFPVLSKDESTTLQWPSELLEFTKAQPSLSYSCNPLYFDFKLSRNKGNWAGKNSKSANPASTDGGEGSKSGNMDTTPDGVEGSKSGNMDTTPVTSGETCTATMVAGPSTDQKEHSSLKEGGADNENKEQKLQSSADVSAGTKKKKKKKKHKKSSKRSKRSKKAAVDGELENETSDDKTKKKKKHKRKKSKNKPCDAEENEEGGDSKEKDKEKEKHKGGKDGVSSAQSSGVTVSHDGGKRKRSHTMSQWSGVKESSEGKPSSAEEHNGTKILKSDPNAPAASCSASAQKSLSGGRPPSSDSEEDGGSSSQHSRPARRRSTPKREHHRHCSDDSGQSGRSRSRSSHGGDRNHRRHRGQKSCSRSYSSSSERSSAGSSAYSRRSHSYSDSYSDYSDEEHHHRSRRPSSDSDYERRDSGRSHRRHYSSSSSEEDSRSRSRSHSRRKHRRRHQRSSSRSSSRSSRSSSARPYRRSTYSHSRSSASRSSSSTKGSPHRHGHSRRSDSSTRRRDFNRSRIYCSQSPRSSSSRTQARKSNSSSAQGTRCSGGTASKEGGGAAEHRNSFTARQLLEKIQSRKGGDESGTGTKPGIKIKDPPQGYFGPKLPPALGNKSILPLFGKLQAGKKPSLFSLTRLNESEKSEQGKNSDSSEVILVEPIREFPPPPPQPPVQQQKQQQQQKQQLEEAVPNAVVSEETRHPVSDTQALQESQPQYEHDPAMMIPQYQGEVRQDPSNPILDGHLMGPDMGTQAAMHTYAGYSAPTMEDGEMGIEAEEDGLAPLESQPITFTPEEMEKYSKLQQAAQQHIQQQLLAKQVKNFPSAAAVAAAANLAAAANLAHVPPPPPAALQPIHIHQPTVSAASATSITTMQHAILQHHAAAAMGIHPHTQHHHHPAHAQLAQVHHIPQHHLTPISLSPLGHSLGHSLGHSLGHTGLIPAHHTAFLSGQPIHIIPASALHHTPLSLHHIPHAALYPTLFAHRPATAAAAAAAALQLHPLLHPIFSGQDLQHPPNHGS; this is translated from the exons GACGAACTGACCCTGTGCCCATCGTTCTCAAATATGACGTCATGGGAATGGGGCGCATGGAGATGGAG CTGGATTATGCAGAAGATGCCACAGAGAAGCGTCGGGCACTGGAGATAGAAAAAGAAGACACAGAGGAACTGCGTCAAAAATACAAG gATTATGCGGAAAAGGAGAAAGCCATAGCCAAAGCTCTGGAGGACCTGAGGGCCAACTTCTACTGTGAGCTGTGTGACAAGCAATATCAGAAACATCAGGAGTTTGACAATCACATAAACTCATATGACCATGCACACAAACAG AGACTGAAAGAGCTGAAGCAGAGAGAGTTTGCTCGGAATGTGTCTTCTCGTTCGAGAAAGGATGGCAAGAAACAGGAGAAGATGCTGCGGCGTCTCCATGAACTGGCAGAACAAAGGAAGCAGCAAGAGCG tgtcccTGGTAGTGGCCCTATGTTTAAACCCACTACAGTGGCAGTAGATGGTGAGAAGGGAGAAGACTCCATGGATGGTGTGCCTATGACCATAGATTCCAACACAGAACCTATTGAAGATAAGGGAGTCTGTAGTGTTGGTGATCAAGGCTCCCCAAGAACAACCCCTACCATCAGCTTTGGCTTCAATAAAACTAGCTCTTCCCCAACGCCCTCTGGAGGCTCACAGGCTCCCAAAGTTAGTGTCTCCTTCTCCTTAGCTAAAAAAGCCCCTGTCAAACTTGAGACAGCTGCAGCTGTCTTTGCAGACACTGGTGAAGAAGCAATGGAGGGAGAAGAAGGTCAGGAAGAGGGAGGAGAAAAGACAGGAGGAGAGGAAGGAGCTGTGGAATCTAACACCGATAGCCCACAAGGTGCAGCAGGTGGTGAGGATGAACAGTCACAACCAGATGATGGAGGAGCCCTGGCCTCCACTTTGAATAagctgaagatgatgatgaaaaaGGAGGAAGGTTACTCTGGACAGGAGCCACAGTATTACCATTATGTACCTCCTACACACTGTCGGGTCAAGCCTCATTTCAAGTTTCTGCTTTTCATGAAGGCCTCAGACCAGTGTGCCAGTAAAGAGGAAGAGGATGGAGAAGAAGATGAAAAAGCAGAAGCAGGTGAAGATGGAGAGCAAATAAAGCTAAATGTCAGCAGCAAATCTGAAAAAGAGACAGTGAACGAACCTACACAAGTGCAAAACACAACTCCTCCTACATCAACCAAAATGAAGACAGAGGAAGAATCATGTGGTAGTACCTCAGCGGGGCAAAGTAATACAACAAATTTAGAAATCTCTTCCCAACCAGCTGATACCAAGCAAGGAATGTCTGAGCCTCCAGACACAGGTCCCCGCATGCCAACTGGACCTTTTTTTCCTGTGCTTAGTAAGGATGAAAGCACCACCTTGCAATGGCCTTCTGAATTGCTGGAGTTCACTAAGGCTCAGCCATCCCTCTCCTACAGTTGTAATCCTCTCTACTTTGACTTCAAGCTGTCTAGAAACAAAGGAAACTGGGCAGGGAAAAATAGCAAATCTGCCAATCCAGCTAGCACTGATGGAGGAGAGGGATCCAAGTCTGGCAACATGGATACTACTCCTGATGGAGTAGAGGGATCCAAGTCTGGCAACATGGATACTACTCCTGTCACTAGTGGAGAGACCTGCACTGCCACAATGGTAGCAGGACCAAGTACTGATCAAAAGGAACATTCATCCTTAAAAGAGGGGGGTGCTGATAATGAGAACAAAGAGCAGAAATTACAAAGTAGTGCAGATGTGTCTGCAGGgactaagaaaaagaaaaagaagaagaaacataAGAAATCAAGCAAGCGTTCCAAACGCAGCAAAAAAGCAGCAGTGGACGGGGAGCTAGAGAATGAGACGTCAGATGataaaactaaaaagaaaaaaaaacataaaagaaaaaaaagcaaaaataaaccaTGTGATGCTGAGGAAAATGAAGAGGGAGGTGACAGCAAGGAAAAAGATAAGGAAAAAGAGAAACACAAGGGGGGAAAAGATGGAGTGTCCTCTGCCCAGTCATCTGGAGTAACTGTGTCCCATGATGGAGGAAAGAGAAAACGGTCCCACACGATGTCACAGTGGTCTGGAGTTAAGGAAAGCAGTGAAGGAAAGCCCAGCTCTGCAGAGGAGCACAATGGTACTAAAATCCTTAAATCTGACCCCAATGCACCCGCAGCCTCTTGCTCTGCCTCAGCCCAGAAAAGCTTAAGTGGAGGTCGACCTCCCAGCAGTGACAGTGAAGAGGATGGAGGATCATCCTCTCAACATTCCCGACCAGCTCGCCGTCGCTCCACACCAAAACGTGAGCACCACAGACACTGCAGTGATGATTCAGGACAATCAGGACGTTCACGTAGTAGATCGTCTCATGGAGGTGACCGTAACCATAGACGCCACAGAGGTCAGAAGTCATGCAGTCGATCTTACTCAAGTAGCTCTGAGCGTTCCTCTGCAGGGAGCAGTGCTTACAGCCGCCGTAGTCACAGTTACTCAGACAGTTATAGTGACTATAGTGATGAAGAACATCATCATAGATCAAGAAGACCTTCTTCAGACTCAGACTATGAGAGGCGTGATAGTGGGCGGTCTCACAGACGGCACTATTCCTCATCTTCCTCTGAGGAGGACTCTCGTTCACGATCACGCTCACACAGCCGCAGAAAACATAGGCGGAGACACCAACGGAGTAGTAGTCGCAGCTCTAGTCGCAGTAGTAGGAGCAGCAGCGCTCGCCCCTATAGACGTAGCACTTATAGTCACAGCCGTAGCTCTGCTAGTCGTTCATCTAGCTCCACTAAGGGTTCTCCACATCGACATGGTCACAGCCGGCGATCTGACAGCTCCACGCGACGACGTGATTTCAACAGGTCGCGCATTTACTGTTCCCAGTCTCCAAGGTCCTCCTCTTCCCGCACACAGGCACGAAAGAGCAACTCTTCATCAGCACAAGGAACTAGATGTAGTGGTGGAACTGCCTCAAAGGAAGGTGGAGGTGCTGCAGAACATCGAAATTCATTCACAGCTCGGCAGCTACTGGAGAAAATCCAGTCTCGAAAAGGAGGGGATGAGTCTGGAACTGGCACCAAGCCAGGCATCAAGATCAAGGACCCTCCACAAGGATACTTTGGACCCAAGCTCCCCCCTGCCCTTGGAAACAAAAGTATTTTGCCCCTTTTTGGTAAACTCCAGGCAGGAAAGAAACCATCATTATTTTCTCTTACACGTTTGAATGAGAGTGAAAAGTCAGAGCAGGGGAAAAATTCTGATAGTAGTGAAGTTATCTTGGTAGAACCCATTCGTGAGTTTCCTCCTCCTCCACCCCAGCCACCAGTCCAACAACAaaagcagcagcaacaacaaaagCAACAGTTAGAGGAGGCCGTACCAAATGCTGTAGTGTCAGAGGAGACCAGACATCCAGTCTCAGACACACAGGCCCTTCAGGAGTCTCAGCCACAATATGAGCACGATCCAGCTATGATGATCCCACAATACCAAGGTGAGGTAAGGCAAGACCCCAGTAATCCCATTTTGGATGGACATCTAATGGGGCCTGATATGGGAACGCAGGCTGCTATGCACACCTACGCTGGTTACTCCGCACCCACAATGGAGGATGGGGAAATGGGCATAGAAGCTGAAGAAGATGGACTTGCACCTTTAGAAAGTCAACCAATTACCTTTACTCCAGAGGAAATGGAAAAATACAGCAAGTTGCAACAAGCAGCTCAACAGCACATTCAACAGCAGCTGTTAGCCAAGCAGGTGAAGAACTTCCCTTCAGCCGCAGCTGTTGCAGCAGCAGCTAATTTGGCAGCAGCGGCTAACCTTGCCCATGTACCGCCGCCTCCACCAGCTGCATTGCAGCCTATACACATCCATCAACCCACAGTTTCTGCAGCTTCTGCTACCTCCATTACCACAATGCAGCATGCCATCCTGCAGCATCATGCTGCTGCAGCCATGGGTATTCATCCCCATACCCAGCACCATCATCACCCTGCACATGCCCAACTAGCCCAGGTGCATCACATCCCTCAACATCATCTAACCCCTATTTCCTTGTCACCATTGGGACATTCCTTAGGCCACTCATTGGGTCACTCTTTAGGACACACAGGATTGATTCCAGCTCACCACACTGCCTTTTTGTCAGGCCAACCAATACATATTATACCAGCCTCTGCGCTCCATCACACCCCTCTTTCTCTACACCATATCCCCCATGCTGCCCTTTACCCCACTCTCTTTGCCCATCGGCCAgccactgcagcagcagcagcagcagctgccCTGCAGCTACACCCACTTCTTCATCCTATCTTCTCAGGGCAGGACCTGCAACACCCTCCAAACCATGGCTCCTGA